GCAATGTGCTGTTTCTGTGCCTTGCCGCTGCCAGCCTGCTGCCAGATGATGCCCACAAAGGACGCCGTCACGAGGCGGGCAGAACGGATAACCAGCGTACTGGCCAGTTTCTGCACCTTCTCCACATCTTCGGCTGCAATATCATGGCCCGTCTTAGCCTTGATGATTTCGGCAACCTTATCGGCTTCATTGATGATATTGCTCATATCAATGCTCGTAAAGCCGTAGTTCTGGCCCTTTTCTTCCAGCAGTTCAGCCATAGCCATGCCAAAAAGCTCGCCCATGTAACGGCCGGAAACCATTTTTTCCAAACGCTGTTCGCCCGGCTTTTCGGATGCTTCATCATATTCGATATCCAGACGGCTCGGCACGAGCTTCATGAAGCCGCCGGATTCCAGATTGAGAATCATCGGCGCATCGCCGCTTTCCGCATAGGGTTCGAGGTAGCAGGTATTGTGGCCCGTAGCATAGATGGAACCGATGTAGATATCCGGCTGTTTGTAGGCTGCAGCCAGGAGAACGGCTACCGTATCGTTGATGACAGCCGTCGGTTCAACATTGTCAATACCCTGACGATGCAGAGCTTCTTTTAAGAGGTCATTGACCACCTTGCCCTCAACACCCGGCGTAGCAAATTCCTTCGTCCAGATGATGAGTTTGGCATTGTAAAGGTTCGTCTGTTCCGAGGGGAAAGAGAAGGTATGACCCAAGAGATATTTTTTCTCATGGTCGCCGTCAATGGCTTCATCTACGAGTTCAGCGATGAAGTCAAACATTTCCTCAGCCGTGGAATCTGCGCCGATGAAATCGTATACACCTTCCACCTTCAGCGGCTTAGCCACCTTTTTGAGAACTTCGAACTTGCCTTCGCCCATGAGCTTAATCCGCAAAACACGCAGGTTCGTGCCGCCGAAGTCCAGTGCCAGATATTCGCCAGTCTCCTTGCCGGAGGGCAGGCCCAGATAGGATTTGAGCATACGAAGCGAAGATTCGTCCGGATTCTTGAGCCCCAAACGCAAATCATAACGGAAATCAGCGGCAATCTCCCTAAGCTGCTCGCTGTTCACCGTGAATTCATCAATAAGCTGTGCAAAATGTTCCTGATTAAAAGCCATTTTCTATTCCCCTTTAACATTTTTCTAATAGAAATACATTTCTTATTATAGCGTTTTCCCGCATTTTTTCCTAGTACTTATTCTGAAACTGTTTTCTTATTGCAAAACGCCGGCTCCATTGAAATCCGGCACATATTCTTCCGATGCACTGCGGCGCTCCTGCACATAGACATTTTCCATGCCCAAATCCAGCACATAATCCACCACGGACTCATATTCAAACGTCGTCAGGCGGCGGTTGATTTTCTTATGCTCAGAGGCTTTATACATCGGCGTATACTGATTCATCAAACTCACCTGAATCGTCCGGCCAAAGTTTTCCCAGAGCCATTTCATGAGTTCCATGCTCTCATGGCGATGTCCCGGCAAGACCATATGGCGCACCAAAACGCCTTTTTTCATTTGCCCGTTATCTGCATACTGCACCGGCCCCGTTATTTCCACCATCTTTTTAATGGCTGCACTGGCATGGGAAAAATAATCTGCCGCAGCAGAATACACCCCGCCACTCTCTGCACTCATGTATTTCAAATCCGGCAGAAAAATATCCACATAGCCCCGCAGGGCCTCAACCGTTTCTACCGTTTCATAACCGCTAGAATTATAGACCACAGGCAGGTGAAAGCCCCTCTCCTTTGCCATATCTAGCGCCGCAATAATCTGCGGTACATAATGCGTTGGGGTCACGAGGTCGAGCGTAGCTGCCTCCCGCGCCTGCTGTTCGAGAAAAATCTCTGCCAGCCGCTCCACAGAAACTTCCTGCCCTTTGCCGCCATGACTGATTTCATGGTTTTGACAATATACACAGCGCAGATTGCAGTAGGAGAAAAAGACTGTACCAGCGCCCCGCTCTCCTACTAGACAAGGCTCCTCCCACTGATGCAGGGAAACCAGCGCAATGCACACCTTCTCCCCCGCACCGCAAAAGCCCGCCCGCTGGGTGCGATTGGCACCACAGCGGCGCGGGCAGAGATTACAATTCGTAATATCTAACATTTGCGTTATCTTCCTTTAAATCTGTTTTCATTAAAAAGGCTCGTTTAAGCGTTTACCATTTTTTTATACCAATCTTGTAATAAAGCTTCGTAAACATATATACGCTCTGCCAGCTCTTTTGCCATATCTTCATCATAAGTATGAGCCGTCAGATTGCGGTCGTCTACCATTTTTAATGCCTGCTCTGTTTCCTCATCGCTAAAAATACCAACATCACGAAGGCTGCGAATCACCTTCTTCGGCGAGGCCGCATCCAAACCTTCGCGGTCATACAGATAATCCTTGCCGCATTTCCACATAATTTCAAAACAAAATTCAAACCGCTGAATCAATCCGTCACGCTCGATTTCGCTTAGATTATCCTTGCTTACCGCTTCATGCAGACGTGCCAAAGCTCGAGCCGCCCCTTGAAAACGCTTGCTGTCCATCAGTTCCATCGAATACCATCCTTTCTGATTTCCTCGCGCAATGATTCTGCGGCTCTGCTCATATCTACAATATCCACACGATAAGGAATGGTCGATTCTTCTAGTTGCTCCCGCAGGTCAGCGATTTTCCGCTCATTAGGCACACCCAAAAATTCTACCGCCACATCCACATCCGAACCATGCCGTGCAGTACCTCGTGCCCAGGAGCCGAAAAGATATATATTTACTTCTTCATCAGCCAGCACAGACAGTACCATCTGGCGTATGCGGTCTATGTAAATATTCATAAATATTCTCCCTCAAGAATCTCCTTTCCTGCTTTTTCTTATGGTTTGAACTCCTCTATACTTTGTCTGATGAACGCCACCATGGAATCCATCATAAATTCCACAAATACTGTGCTGTCCTCACTATCCTGACTCATAGCCAACGCTTCAATGTACTTAGCCTTGTTTTCCTTCTTCAAAATGCTAGGAAGCAGCCCCTTCTCCATCTGTATCATATTCATCAGCAGACGGCAGGTGCGCCCGTTGCCATCCACCCACGGATGAATAGATACAAGGCGATAATGCGCTTCAAAGGACAAAGCATAAATTGCAGCCGCATCTATGAATGGCCTTTGTCGTTCAACATTCAGCCATTTACAAAAGTCCTCCAACCGTTGTGGCACTTTCTGATAGCTAAGATAAGACTTTCCGCCCCGGCCTGCGCTGACATTGACCAGCCGCAAATCTCCTGCTGAGGAATCAAAACTTCCCAAAGCTGTAGTATAACTACTGCCCGTATTACGCATGACAAGTGCCGACAAATGCTTTAGAAAGTCCACCGTGATGGAAGGCTTCTTGTCCAATAAGCCATTCACATAATCATAAGCCCGTTTAAGGTCAAGATTCATCATCTGTTCCGTGACATTATGACCGCCAGGAACTATCCCCTCGTCAAACATAAGGGTATTTTCTATCTCTGTTACGGTTGAGCCCTCGATAGCTGTAGAATGGGTAATAATCGAATACAGATAAAGCTTTTGAAAATCAAATTGCTCCGCTATCCCCAAGCGATTAAATTCTTGTAAAACATTATTCAGTTCATTGTAAATTGTATTCATCCTGGATACTCCTCAACCTTCACTGCGCCTCGCTATCCTTCCACATCCAGCCGCAAGTTATTCAGCCGTGCCCGGATTTCCTGCCAATCCGGCATATTCTTTGCCACATAGCCATAAAATCTCGCATTATGGTGTTTCTCAATCAGATGGGTCAATTCGTGAAGAATCACATACTCCAAACATATCGTTGGCTTCTGCGCTAACTGCACGTTGAGCCAAATTCTTTTGGCCACGATATTGCAGGTGCCCCAGCGGGTCTTCATATACTTGGTACGCCATTCCTTAGATTTCAGCCCCGTAATCTTTTCCCATTTAGGCAGCAGCACTTCGACTTTCTTAATCAGCTCCGCCCGATAGACTTCCCGCATAAACTTCTCCCGCCAGTCCACACTGGACTTTTTCGGCAGATACAGCAGAATTTTATCGCCCATGATTTGATAGGCGGGCTTCTGCGACTCGATAACCACAAGGCGATAAGGCTTCCCCCATAGGTAAAACGTCTCCCCTGACACATACTGCCGCTTGGCTGCGCGGGGCTGCTCCTGAAACTTCTTTATCTGCCGCCGAACCCAGGGAAGATTACTGCGGGCAAAGAGTTCAATGGCTTTATTCGGCACACGCAAGGGCGCAGAAATAACCACCCTGCCACAGGGTGGTTTGACATAGAGGTGCATATTCTTGATTTTCTTCTTTTGTACTTCAATGGCAAATTCTGCCACCTGCATCTGCATCAGTAAAACCTCATTCTGCAGCGGTTAACCGCTGTCTCAATTCTTCGCGCAAAGCCTGCAAAGCTGCTATATAAACGGAAAAGACCATTTCCATCACCGTTAATGCCCGTTCTTCATCATAAACATGAATGGCCACATTCCGTTTTTTCAACATATCCAACCAGACTTTTTCATCTTTAAGCCAGCCCAGTTTATACGCTGCCTTAAAAATCTCTCTGGGAGAACCCGTAGTCGCTTCCATCACACCATATAATTCCAATGTTTCCTTCAGCGATTTCCACGCCAGTTCAAAAGTGAGATTAAACTGGCCAATTATCCCCATACGATAGATCTCATTTTTAGCCGCCATTTCCTTGTCTGCCTGTTCCAGCACACTTAAGCAACTAGCAAATGATTCATATTTTTTCATTTCAGCTACTCCCAAATGGTATAAGTCGATTCCATCACTGTCAATCTCGCTGCGCAGAGATTCTGATATGGACTCATCCATATCAACTACATCAAATGATAACAGCGTATTCGTCTTTTCTTCTACGGCCAAAGAAAACCCCAAAATATCTCCGCCCGCCACAGCTAAATCTATATCACTATGTGCGTGATTATCGCCGCGCGCCCTAGAGCCAAACAAAAGAAGTTTCGCTATTTTATAGGACTTCGCTATGCTAATAATTTCTATTAAGATTTCCCTGTCAAGATTATAGTGGCTCATTCTGTTCCCCTTAAATACCTGTTCACAAGTTCTTCTATCTGTACAGCTATCTTCCCTTTTCATCCAAAATCTTCTGGTCGAGTATTGGCCCATATTTTGGCCGCCACCACGATATAGCTCGGATGGCGTTGATATAATCCTGCATGGCCAGGTCGTCGATAACGGGTGTTTCGCCACCCGCAATAGCTTCCGGCACTAATGGTACAGTATCGGCCTTGCCGATGGCTGTCCGTGTAATCCAGAAGCCGTAGTTTACGCCTTTTGTGCTGGTAGTGGTAAGGCTCTGCCCCAATGCTATATAACCTGTGCCTTTAGGCGCAGTGAGTTCCATCAGTGTTGGGAATATATCAATCTGACTGCCCGCACTGTCGGCCAGCAAAGTGCCCTTATGGATATTTTTCCCCGTCACAATAAAAGGAATGCCGTAGCGGGCATACATATCCGGCTGTTTTTCGATATTGTAGCGGTCACCATGGTCGCCGACAATGACAAACAGGCTGTCAGGATATTTTGCCTTGACCTCCCGCACGAATTTGACCAGTTCCCGCTGAGCATACCAGTAATGACCGAGTTCCCGCAGGAGTTCTTCGTCCTGCTGATAAGCCGCAGGCAGTGACACCCGCACCTTTTCCTTGTCAAAGCCCTTGGCCTCTACATCCACATCATAGGGTGAATGATTCGACGCATTGAGGATGATAGTAAAGCTGGGCGCATCTGTCAACCGTTCCATGATATTGGCATAAAGGCATTCATCCTCACAGCCCCAGACACTGCCCGGCACATCACCGAAATCGCCGCGACTGTAGAAATGCTGAAAGCCCTGCGCCTGCGTAAAGGCACCAATGCGCTCCCAAGTGGCCGGCCCAGCATAGAAAAAGTTCGTTTCATAGCCGAGTTTTGCCATCTGCGGTGCACTGGCTGTCGGATAGGGTGCCGCAAAGGATTCCGGCATGGTGGTCAAATAGAGGTTAGCATCCGCTACACCTGCCACCGAACCGGTCACGGCCGATACGGTGCTTGCGCCATTGGGCAGGAAGGTCGGACAATAATCCGTATCCTCAGCCGCCACTAGCCCGCGCAAATCTTCGGCAATCGGAATATCCTTATACTTATCCAACAGCGGCCAGTTGGCCAGACTTTCGGAGAGAATCACAAAGACATGGCGCGGCGGCTGTTCCGTTCCCTGTACCACATTTCTTTGCAGGTAAACATCGAGATTATTCGTATCCGCAGGCTTGCCGCTTAGGTTGGCGGCCAACTGCTGAATATCCTCCATCGTGAAATCCAGCCCATTGCAGGCCATCATACGGCTGTTGAGGTTATAGGCACGGTAGATGGCCTGTGGATTGTCAAGGATTGCTTCATTTAAGAACTCATCCTTGGTCACACCGGCATTTTCCCAATCCACCGCCGTCTGCCAGCCCAAACTGCCGCCGAAGATGCCCAGCAGCACCGCTACATACACGAGCGCAAGGAAGGCGGTACGAATGACCAGCTTTCCCCATAACGGCCAATGGGCAATGGGCAGTAAGGGCATTTGCCAAGCCAGCAGTCTGCGCAAAAGTTGCCAAAGTACAAAGGTCAGCAGCATTGCCCCCGCAAAGCGGGCCGGCAGTGCATACTGGTCAACCATGGTCCAGAAGAGTGCGCCCCAGTCCTCATTCATCCCCGTAAAAATCATCTGATTGAAATTCATGCGGTAGATGCGGTAATAGGGAAAGCTGGCCATATAGAGGATGGATAACGCCATAAGCAACAGACCGTTTATCCCCAGCCATAGATATTTCTCGATTTTGGGCAGGAGATAATGCGCCGTAAAGGCAGGCACAAAGCTAATGAGCGTCAACGCCCCTGCCGTCTGCATACTCAGACGACTGCCCCGCCAGAGAGCCAAGGCAATATCTGCGCTACTTGTCTGTGGCCCCCAATAGTCATTGAGCCACAGAATAAAAAAGAGCCGGAAAAGGGAAAGGACTGCCAGGTAAAAAGCATATACCTTCAGTCCTTCTACAATAACCCTATGAAAATTTTCCCAACTCAAACGTGTAGGGAAATTTATACTCATGGCAGAATGATTTCCACGCCGTAAGAATCAGCGGCCTCCTGAATATCCTGTGCCGGCAGGGTATCGGTAATCAGACCCGAGAGCGTATCGAGGGTCGTATAGTTGTAGTTGCCGTCCGTGCTGAGCTTGCGGGCTTCGGCTACTACATAGGCCTTCTTGCTGTGGCGGATAATGGCGGCCTTGTTGATGCCGTCATCAATATCGTAAGTGGAAACACTGTTTTCCTTGACATCAACGCCTACGGCACCGACAAAAGCGATATCCGGTTTCAGACGGGAGATGAAGTCCAGCGTCATGCCGCCCCAGAAACCATCGCGGCTCTTGTTGATTTTACCGCCGGCAAAGACCACGCGGATTTTCGGATTGCGAGCCAGTACCACGAGAATGTCAATCATGTTGGTCACAACCGTGATATCCTGGTCCATCTTGACCAAGAGTTCTGCAATAGCCAGGTTGCTCGTGGAGATATCGAGGAATACCATATCGCGCTCATGGATGAGCTTTACAGCGGCCTGTGCAATGCGCTGTTTTGCTTCCACGTCGGTGTTGCGGTGCTTGCTGACTTCAAGCATATGGCTGTTCTCGCGAATGCGGACAGCGCCACCGTAAGTACGTTTGAGCTTGCCTTTTTTCTCCAGCGCACCCAAATCCTTGCGGATACAATCTTCGGTTACCTTAAATTTTTCACTGAGGTCGCGGACACGTACCTTGCCATCACGGGCAAGCATGTTCAGGATAATTTCCTGACGTTCTTCCAAAAACATCTGCAATTCACTCCCATTAATTTTTTCCTTACAATACGCTTGGGGAAGAGGTAAGGTATTGTTTGTTATTATTGTTGTACAATTAGTTTACTAGATTTGCGACAAATTATCAAGCCCAAATTACGACAAATTATGCCGGCTTTCCTTAATATAGGTCCGAGCCCTGTCCATCAGCCCTAAACTGCGGTTCAAAAGCATATCGTAAACCGGTTCGCTGCCCGCCCACTCGGCGACCAGAAAGGCCGTCATGGACACCAGCATCAAAGACAGCAGATGCTGGTAGGAGCCGGTCATTTCCATAATCAGAATGGCTCCTGTAACGGGTGATTTGACCACGGCAGAAAAATACGCCGCCATGCCAAAGACAATGCAGGTCACAGCCCACTGGGCATCCATCAGCTGAGCCGCAATGGCCAGTTTCGCAAAGATGGCCCCGCCCAAGGCTCCGAGCACGAGCATCGGCAGAAATATGCCGCCCGGCACGCCAGAGCCGAAACAAAGCATGGTGAAGAAAAATTTTCCCGCCAAAAGCAGCAATAAAAAGCCAATCGCATATTCATGTTCTACGAGCGCATCCACCAAAGGACTTCCGCCCCCTAAAATCTGCGGCAGGAAAAAACCGATTACGCCAGCGGCCAACAGCGGAAGCAACGGCTTTTGCCAGGCTTTCAGCGGCGACTTGGCATAGCTGTCTAGCGAAATGGTGAGCATGCGGTTAAATCCCAGCCCCAATACGCCCACAAAGCCGCCCAGCAAAATCAGCATCACATAGACATTGCCCGCCATCACCACGGGAATCTCGCCCATATGGAACACCGGCTCCATGCCAAAGAAGAACTGGGTTACGGTGGTCGCGGTTACCGTAGCGGCAATGGCTCCCATCAGCACATAGGGCGAAAAATTTTTCGTCAGCTCCTCCAGACAAAAAATCGCTCCCGCCAGCGGTGCATTAAAGGCCGCCGCCAGACCTGCTCCGGCACCGGCCGTAAGCAGGTAATGGTTTTCCTCATAGCTGCGGTGGGTAAGACGCCCTACGCCCTGACCTAAGCAGGCCCCGAGCTGGACGCTGGGGCCTTCCCTGCCCAGCGACAGGCCCGCACCAATGCCCAGCACAGCTCCGGTAAATTTGAGCAGCAGCACCCGCGCCCAGTGCATGTCCATTTTCCCCATGAGCACGCCCTTGATTTGCGGAATGCCGGAGCCGGAAATCATGCCGTCCATCCGCAGCAGCCAATGGAGAATACAACCGATGGCCATAAGCACAATGAACCAGCCGGGAATATAGGCAGGATTTTCCTGCAGTAACTGATAGAGCCGAGGCAGATTCGCCTCGGACAGTTCCAGCAGATAGCGAAACAGGGCGATGGTCAGCCCGGTTAATACGCCAATCACATTGCCTTCGATAAAGAGCCGCAGTTTCAGGCGCTTAGGGTCGGTAAGGGCTTGCAAAATATCTTCGAATCGTTTTTGCATAAACCTCTCCTATAAATGAAAAAGCCTTCCCCGAAGAGAAGGCTTGCATTTTGCTTATTCAGCAGTGAACGGCAGCAATGCGATATTGCGAGCACGTTTGATGGCAACAGTCACCTGGCGCTGATGCTTAGCGCAGTTGCCGGAGATACGGCGGGGCAGGATCTTGCCGCGCTCCGTAATGAAGCGACGGAGTTTTGCCACGTCTTTATAGTCGATATGTTCGACCTTGTCTACGCAGAACGAGCAGACCTTTCTACGAGGTCTTCTGCTTCTGTCACGTCTCATCAAAGTAATTCCCTCCTAACTTAAAACGGAATTTCTTCGTCAGGGATAGACGGGCCGAAACCATCAACAGGCGCAGACTGCGGTGCTGCCGGTGCCGGTGCACCGAATCCGCCAGTCTGAGGAGCAGAACCCTTGGAATCCAGGAATTCTACTTCGTTTGCTACGATTTCCGTCACATAACGCTTCGAGCCATCTTGTGCATCATAGCTTCTAACCTGAATGCGGCCTTCCACAGAAATCCGGCGGCCTTTCACCAAGTTGTTGCCACAAACTTCAGCCAGCTTGCTCCAAACAACAATGGGAATAAAATCCGCCGTCGGCTGACCATCGTTAGCATCCTTACGTGCAAAGCGGCGATCCACTGCCAGCGTAAAGGTGCAGACTGCTGTGCCGGACTGCGTATAACGCACTTCCGGGTCACGGGTCAGGCGGCCAATCAGTATTGCCTTGTTCATGGTACATCCTCCCTGACGCCAAATTGGCGTACTTCTAAATTACTCTTCGTCGTTTTTCACGATCATGTGCTTGAGGATGCTGTCGTTGATCTTCATTACGCGGTCGCATTCTGCAACGCAGGACGGTTCGCAGGTAACGTAGAGCAGTTCATAGAAACCCTCAGTGCAGTCTTTGATCTCATAAGCAAGACGCTTCTTGCCCCAACGATCTTCTTTATCGATAGTACCGCCGTTTTCGGTGATGAGCTTAGTGAACTTGCTGATAACAGCGTTCGTAGCTTCTTCTTCCATCGGTTTCACGATAAAAATGACTTCGTACTTTCTCACGAAATCACCTCCCTCTCTGGTCTTTGGCTCCTGCTCGCACAGGAGCAGAGGTTGAAATGTTATTTCAACTCAAAACTTATTTGTCTCACGACTAGAAGATTATACCATTATTAGCAGACCATTGCAAGAAAAATTTTCCACAATTTCTCCCCTTGTCATTGCATGGTTCCTGCATAAAACTTGGCCAGTTTCTGCATCTTATGGATGGCCTCGACGCGCCCTTCATTGCTGTTGCTTAGCGCCACCAGAATAAAATCTTCCTGCGGCCCATAGAAAATGCCGCCATCGGCATAGACGCCATTGACCTCGCCGGTCTTATGGGCGATATCATAGCCGGATACCACCGCAGGGAAACACTCTTTATCCCGCTGCTGTTTCAGGATATCGAGCATAAAGGCATCTTCTTTTTCGCCAACGAGCTGATGGTAGTAGAGATTCGTCAGCAAATGACCGATATCCCGTACCGAGGAAAGATTCTTATTGCTGGCCTTTTTATTGACCATGAGTTTATGCACCAGCAGGGTATCCTTATAGCCATACTGCTGCAGGTACTGATTGATATTTGCCATGCCCAGTTTATCGATCAGCATATTGGTGGCGGTGTTATCACTTTCCACCACCATCAGCTGAATCAGCTGGGCAATGGTGCGCTTTTCACCGGCATTGTACCAGGTGGTAACCCCGGCGCCGCCCACCACATCCTGCTTGCGGATGGTAAGCTGTTCCTCCAGTGACAATCTGCCATCATGAACATCCTGCATAGTCTTGGCCATCACAAAGAGTTTAATCATGCTGGCCGGAAACATCCGGCGCTGATTGTAGATAAAGGGTTCCACTTCCCGGCCCGGACGCAGGAAGTACACGGCAAGCTGCTTATTATTAGCACCTATAACCTGAGCTGTATAGGCAAAGAGCTCGTCTTCGTCCACTGCCCTGTCTGCCCGTACCAAGGGCATATTTTCTTTTCCCATCATCTCGGCCGCCAAAGCAGCAGCCTCCCGGCCGTCATGGTGCTGCCAGAGGAAGGCCGTTGCCATGCCCCCGGCCTCCAAAATCACGACCAGGCAAAAAAATGTAACGATTCGCTTAAGTTTTGTAGAACGGCTAATCTTCATTTTCATGAGCAAGTCCTTGAATGCTAGAAATTACCAGGGCTGCGGCGTAATGGGCGTCACCACGCCAAAACGGTAGCCCTTGGCCTTGAGATTGTCGATAATTCC
The Selenomonas ruminantium AC2024 DNA segment above includes these coding regions:
- a CDS encoding serine hydrolase is translated as MATAFLWQHHDGREAAALAAEMMGKENMPLVRADRAVDEDELFAYTAQVIGANNKQLAVYFLRPGREVEPFIYNQRRMFPASMIKLFVMAKTMQDVHDGRLSLEEQLTIRKQDVVGGAGVTTWYNAGEKRTIAQLIQLMVVESDNTATNMLIDKLGMANINQYLQQYGYKDTLLVHKLMVNKKASNKNLSSVRDIGHLLTNLYYHQLVGEKEDAFMLDILKQQRDKECFPAVVSGYDIAHKTGEVNGVYADGGIFYGPQEDFILVALSNSNEGRVEAIHKMQKLAKFYAGTMQ